The Paenibacillus sp. FSL R7-0204 genome includes a region encoding these proteins:
- a CDS encoding ABC transporter ATP-binding protein yields MGPGGGFGPGKLKFDEEEAKPDISKALLLRIVKYFAPYWKQTLLVMTVLCISAVLGLLPPILIQQIIDRALPDKNLQLLFLLVAASLATTVVSGLLGVLQNFLNSFISQNIVHDMKNQMYRHLQSMPLQFYSGVKQGEVITRMTSDIAGIQGVFNSTIVNCASNLFILISTAVTLFIMNWKLALLGILVIPLFIVPTRKMGNVRWKLAKETQEKISEQNQIIEETLSLSGYMLMKLFTREDTALASFQTVNAQATRLQIRESMAGRWFMLVLTTFTSIGPMLIYLYGGYLFIQGELSIGAIITFVALLSRLYIPVMQMTNLYVDVNRSVALFERIFDYFDMDPLIVDAKLALPSRVEGQDIVFEQVNFAYAPDKPALSGISFTAAAGSLTALVGPSGAGKTTITNLIPRLYELDSGVIRIGGKNIREFTLHSLRSQIGLVTQDTYLFNGTIRENLLYANAEATEAELTAACEAAYIHDFILKLPEGYNTVVGNRGIKLSGGEKQRMSIARVLLKNPPIIIMDEATSSLDTVSEYYIQQAMHELLRGKTSMVIAHRLSTIMAADNILVVQDGRIVESGQHASLLAENGVYRDLYNKQFQREDS; encoded by the coding sequence ATGGGACCCGGAGGAGGCTTCGGGCCTGGCAAATTAAAGTTCGATGAGGAGGAGGCGAAGCCGGATATATCCAAAGCGCTGCTATTACGCATCGTCAAATATTTCGCTCCGTACTGGAAGCAGACGCTGCTGGTGATGACCGTGCTGTGCATCTCCGCAGTGCTGGGGCTGCTCCCTCCCATCCTGATTCAGCAGATCATTGACCGGGCGCTCCCGGACAAGAATCTGCAGCTGCTCTTCCTGCTGGTTGCCGCCTCGCTGGCTACAACGGTTGTGTCAGGACTGCTGGGCGTGCTGCAGAATTTTTTGAACTCTTTTATCTCCCAGAATATTGTCCATGATATGAAAAACCAGATGTACCGCCATCTGCAGAGCATGCCGCTGCAGTTCTACTCAGGCGTCAAGCAAGGCGAGGTCATCACCCGGATGACCAGTGACATTGCCGGAATTCAGGGCGTCTTCAACAGCACCATCGTCAATTGTGCCAGCAATCTGTTCATTCTGATCTCCACGGCGGTAACCCTGTTCATCATGAACTGGAAGCTTGCGCTGCTAGGCATCCTGGTCATTCCCTTATTCATCGTGCCGACCCGCAAAATGGGCAATGTCCGCTGGAAACTGGCCAAAGAGACGCAGGAGAAGATCTCGGAGCAGAATCAGATCATTGAAGAGACGCTCAGCCTCAGCGGGTACATGCTTATGAAGCTGTTCACCAGAGAGGATACCGCGCTGGCTAGCTTCCAGACCGTAAACGCCCAGGCGACACGGCTGCAAATCCGCGAATCGATGGCCGGCCGCTGGTTTATGCTGGTCCTTACCACCTTCACCAGTATCGGGCCGATGCTGATTTATCTGTACGGGGGTTATTTATTCATTCAGGGAGAGCTGAGCATCGGAGCGATTATCACCTTTGTGGCACTGCTGAGCAGATTGTATATTCCGGTTATGCAGATGACCAATCTCTATGTGGATGTGAACCGTTCGGTCGCGCTGTTTGAACGGATTTTTGACTATTTCGATATGGACCCGCTGATTGTGGATGCTAAGCTGGCTCTTCCAAGCCGGGTTGAGGGACAAGACATCGTCTTCGAGCAGGTGAATTTCGCCTACGCCCCGGACAAGCCCGCTCTGAGCGGGATCTCCTTCACGGCAGCCGCCGGATCACTGACTGCCCTGGTCGGACCCAGCGGAGCAGGCAAAACCACCATTACCAACCTGATTCCCCGGCTCTATGAGCTGGATTCAGGCGTGATCCGTATCGGCGGCAAGAACATCCGCGAGTTCACGCTGCATTCGCTCCGCTCGCAGATTGGCCTCGTCACCCAGGACACGTACCTGTTCAACGGGACGATCCGCGAGAACCTGCTCTATGCCAACGCTGAAGCCACGGAAGCCGAGCTGACGGCCGCCTGCGAAGCTGCATACATTCATGATTTCATTCTGAAGCTGCCTGAGGGCTACAACACAGTCGTCGGCAACCGGGGCATTAAGCTGTCCGGCGGTGAGAAGCAACGGATGTCCATCGCGCGCGTGCTGCTCAAGAATCCGCCCATCATCATTATGGACGAAGCCACCTCGTCACTGGACACCGTATCGGAATATTACATCCAGCAAGCCATGCATGAACTGCTGCGGGGCAAGACCAGCATGGTCATCGCCCACCGTCTCTCCACCATCATGGCAGCCGACAATATTCTGGTTGTTCAAGACGGCAGGATTGTAGAGTCGGGGCAGCACGCTTCCCTGCTGGCAGAGAATGGGGTGTACCGGGATTTGTACAACAAGCAGTTTCAGCGTGAAGATTCATAA
- a CDS encoding GNAT family N-acetyltransferase: MIIDAQGYENKGLRYTVRSAAPQDAPQLSALRLKVDGETENLDRVQGEGFIDPEGFRSLIAADTASGTNLFLVAEVQDRLAGFARCQGSPLRRLAHQAEFGVGVLQEFWGYGIGRSLLEQSIIWADTISLDKLSLKVLERNDKAIRLYESLGFEVEGVLRRDKRLADGQFYSTIVMGRLRGDRAEDY; encoded by the coding sequence ATGATTATTGATGCTCAGGGATATGAAAATAAAGGGCTTCGCTACACGGTGAGATCCGCCGCGCCGCAGGATGCCCCGCAGTTGTCCGCGCTGAGGCTGAAGGTCGACGGGGAGACGGAGAATTTAGACCGGGTCCAGGGGGAAGGGTTCATCGACCCGGAGGGCTTCCGGTCGCTTATAGCGGCGGATACGGCCAGCGGCACGAACCTGTTCCTGGTTGCCGAGGTTCAGGACAGGCTGGCGGGCTTCGCCAGATGTCAAGGAAGTCCGCTCCGCAGGCTGGCCCATCAGGCCGAGTTCGGAGTCGGGGTGCTGCAGGAGTTCTGGGGATACGGAATCGGCAGGAGCCTGCTAGAGCAGTCTATCATCTGGGCGGATACCATCAGCCTGGATAAGCTGAGCTTGAAGGTTCTGGAGAGGAATGACAAGGCGATCCGGCTCTATGAGAGCCTTGGCTTCGAGGTTGAGGGTGTCCTGCGCAGAGACAAGCGGCTGGCAGACGGACAATTCTATTCTACTATTGTTATGGGCAGATTACGCGGGGACAGAGCAGAAGATTACTGA
- the thiE gene encoding thiamine phosphate synthase has translation MTRIDSEDMRRLLKLYFIMGSVNCRQSPEDTLTAAAAGGITLFQFREKGPAALKGAALLRLGQQLRQICRAYNIPFIVNDDLELAAALDADGIHVGQDDLPARLIREQLGEHKIIGVSAHNLTEARQAIADGADYLGVGPVYPTRSKDDAEAVRGTTVIEELRRSGLSIPVVGIGGISLENAQPVIRAGADGLSIISAIAGAEDIRETTRRFSQLVTAS, from the coding sequence ATGACACGGATTGACAGCGAGGATATGCGCAGACTGCTGAAGCTGTACTTCATTATGGGCAGTGTGAACTGCCGCCAATCACCGGAGGACACTTTAACCGCTGCTGCCGCTGGGGGCATCACTCTGTTCCAGTTCCGGGAAAAGGGTCCTGCTGCACTCAAAGGCGCCGCACTGCTCCGTCTCGGGCAACAGCTCCGGCAGATATGCCGGGCCTATAACATCCCGTTCATCGTGAACGATGATCTGGAGCTTGCCGCAGCATTAGACGCCGATGGCATTCATGTCGGCCAGGATGACCTGCCTGCCCGGCTGATCCGGGAGCAGCTCGGCGAGCATAAGATCATCGGAGTCTCCGCACATAATCTGACGGAAGCCCGGCAGGCTATCGCGGACGGCGCCGATTATCTCGGAGTCGGTCCTGTCTATCCTACTAGGTCCAAGGATGATGCGGAGGCCGTCCGGGGAACTACTGTCATTGAAGAGCTAAGACGAAGCGGCCTGAGCATTCCTGTGGTGGGAATCGGCGGCATCTCCCTGGAGAATGCCCAGCCGGTAATCCGGGCGGGTGCGGATGGTCTCTCCATCATCTCGGCCATTGCCGGAGCTGAGGATATACGCGAGACTACGCGGAGATTCTCTCAGCTCGTCACTGCTTCTTAA